A single region of the Hyphomicrobiales bacterium genome encodes:
- the chpT gene encoding Protein phosphotransferase ChpT has protein sequence MNSISLDALDLAALLCSRVCHDVISPVGAIVNGLEVLEDEDDASMKEFALDLIRKSARQASARLQFARLAFGAAGSAGASIDLGDAEQVAKGFIQDDKLSLTWEAVRVLMPKNKVKLLLNLILVATNAIPRGGRIDVKVEGADETTNFLLTATGRSARIPIHAEELIGGHSADGTVDAHGIQAFYTGLVAKAAGMQISFSIEEETVTLKAVPAA, from the coding sequence ATGAATTCTATCTCGTTGGATGCCCTCGATCTTGCTGCTCTGCTGTGCAGTCGTGTTTGCCATGACGTGATCAGCCCGGTCGGAGCGATCGTCAACGGCCTCGAGGTGCTCGAGGACGAAGACGATGCGTCCATGAAGGAATTTGCGCTGGACCTCATCCGCAAGAGTGCGCGGCAGGCGTCCGCGCGCCTTCAGTTCGCGCGTCTTGCCTTCGGCGCGGCCGGCTCGGCGGGAGCCTCCATCGATCTCGGCGATGCCGAGCAGGTGGCGAAGGGCTTTATCCAGGATGACAAGCTGTCACTGACTTGGGAAGCCGTCCGCGTGCTGATGCCCAAGAACAAGGTGAAGCTCCTGCTCAATCTCATTCTGGTCGCCACAAACGCTATTCCACGGGGCGGCCGCATCGACGTGAAGGTTGAGGGAGCGGACGAGACGACGAACTTCCTCCTCACCGCCACGGGGCGCAGCGCCCGCATCCCCATCCATGCCGAGGAACTCATCGGCGGGCATTCGGCGGATGGTACCGTCGATGCCCATGGTATCCAGGCATTCTACACGGGGCTCGTGGCGAAGGCGGCGGGGATGCAAATCTCCTTCTCCATCGAAGAGGAGACAGTGACATTGAAGGCCGTGCCGGCAGCCTGA
- a CDS encoding Flagellar protein fliJ, producing MKPRESLVRLKRFQVDEKRRRVMQIEMMIAEFTRVASDLEREIASEESRAGINDQNHFAYPTYAKAAAQRRDNLRRSADELQEQLSEAKSDMDAASADLTKAEQLEDREQVRFRTAEAPRDQAVFEAKAFSANSTASF from the coding sequence ATGAAACCGCGGGAAAGCCTGGTGCGCCTCAAGCGCTTCCAAGTCGATGAAAAACGTCGGCGCGTCATGCAGATCGAGATGATGATCGCCGAATTCACGCGCGTCGCGTCCGATCTCGAGCGAGAAATCGCAAGCGAGGAAAGCCGCGCGGGTATCAACGACCAGAATCACTTTGCCTACCCGACCTATGCGAAGGCGGCGGCCCAGCGTCGTGATAATCTTCGCCGTTCCGCGGACGAGTTGCAGGAGCAGCTCAGCGAGGCAAAGTCCGATATGGATGCAGCATCGGCTGATCTCACCAAGGCGGAGCAGCTGGAGGACCGCGAGCAGGTTCGGTTTCGCACTGCAGAAGCACCGCGCGATCAAGCGGTCTTTGAAGCGAAAGCGTTCTCGGCGAACTCGACCGCCAGCTTCTGA
- a CDS encoding conserved exported hypothetical protein (Evidence 4 : Unknown function but conserved in other organisms), with the protein MSRFYSLMMAGFVAILLAVAGHIPSAAAQGGGYSGPGQQAPETFSPDELVTSGHKFFGNVSRGIALTIQEATRRWGQPNGYILGQEGSGAFFGGLRYGEGILYTRNAGDRRVFWQGPSLGFDIGGDGARTMMLVYNLPAVDAIYERFAGVNGSAYLVAGFGMTALTNNGIIIVPIKSGVGARLGVNLGYVKFTPNATWNPF; encoded by the coding sequence ATGTCGCGGTTCTACAGCCTGATGATGGCTGGCTTCGTCGCCATCCTCCTGGCCGTCGCGGGCCATATCCCCAGCGCCGCAGCCCAGGGCGGCGGCTACAGTGGGCCGGGCCAGCAGGCGCCGGAGACCTTCAGCCCGGATGAACTTGTCACGTCCGGCCATAAGTTCTTCGGGAATGTCTCGCGCGGTATCGCGCTCACGATCCAGGAGGCCACCCGTCGTTGGGGCCAGCCCAATGGCTATATCCTGGGCCAGGAAGGGTCCGGCGCCTTCTTTGGCGGCCTGCGCTATGGCGAAGGCATCCTCTACACGCGCAACGCCGGGGACCGCCGTGTTTTCTGGCAGGGGCCCTCGCTCGGCTTCGACATCGGAGGCGACGGCGCGCGCACAATGATGCTGGTCTACAATCTGCCGGCGGTGGACGCGATCTACGAGCGGTTTGCCGGGGTCAATGGCTCGGCTTATCTGGTCGCCGGCTTTGGCATGACCGCTCTGACCAACAACGGCATCATCATCGTACCGATCAAATCCGGGGTGGGCGCGCGTCTCGGCGTCAATCTCGGTTATGTGAAATTCACGCCCAACGCCACCTGGAACCCGTTCTGA
- a CDS encoding Signal transduction histidine kinase CheA: MKVRVGVMDELLREFLTETNEHLDVVDVELVRFERDPNDIDVLRNVFRLVHTIKGTCGFLGLPRLEAIAHAAESLLGRFRDGKVEVQPQDVSLILTSIDRIKHIVAELDRTAAEPPGTDRDIIEQLEGSLNRPQQEERVARLASTAEASPDGDRGSLRQPTIRVTVDVLEHLMTMVSELVLTRNQLLDLARRQDDPALMVPLQRLSHVTVELQEGVMKARMQPIGTVWQKMPRILRDLAVDLGKNIDLKLNGPETELDRQVLEFVKDPLTQLVRNAADHGIEVPAARLKAGKPERGTITLSAFHDSGSITVEVSDDGRGLDYQRIRRTAVERGLITEAEVERLGDAAVARFIFHPGFSTAQAVTSVSGRGVGMDIVKTNIDLIGGSVEVRSEAGRGTTFVVKLPLTLAIVATLIVGAAGQRFAIPQMSIMELVRVRPGQGDAVVEKLNDALVFRQRNELIPVIPFATLLGFAAKDQAITRDGFIVVIQIGRQRFGLLVDTVLHTEEIVVKPLNKRLRSLRCFSGSTILGDGSIILIVEPGGLVRMFEDYAESAVPAIEARPEPEPQKIEEEMDGPVSLLVFRAGSDMPKAVPLSVVTRLEEIDAARIEQAGGRLLLQYRGHLMPLVFADPAMSLQKEGRQAMVVFSDGDRWMGLIVDEILDIVEDELTVELVADRPELVGSAIVRGRATEILNVAHFLPLGHGDWLQRELAPQAVTRTVLLVDDSEFFRSMLAPLLRASGYRVLVADGVEGALATLALPRLVDVVVTDLEMPDRSGFDLIESLRAEPRFAGLPVIALSSYVSPSMVERARKLGVVNFVAKFDRSGLVEALTAVLNARSRGVAA, from the coding sequence GTGAAGGTCCGGGTTGGCGTGATGGACGAACTCCTGCGTGAGTTTCTGACTGAGACGAACGAGCATCTCGACGTCGTAGACGTCGAGCTCGTCCGCTTTGAGCGCGACCCCAACGACATTGACGTTCTCCGCAACGTCTTTCGCCTCGTTCACACCATCAAGGGCACGTGCGGCTTTCTTGGATTGCCCCGCCTGGAGGCGATCGCCCATGCGGCGGAATCCCTGCTCGGTCGTTTTCGCGACGGCAAGGTTGAGGTCCAGCCTCAGGATGTCTCGCTCATCCTCACAAGCATCGACCGGATCAAGCATATCGTCGCGGAACTTGACCGCACCGCGGCCGAGCCGCCCGGCACTGACCGGGATATCATCGAGCAGCTCGAAGGAAGCCTGAACAGGCCGCAGCAGGAGGAGCGGGTCGCCCGGCTTGCGTCTACGGCAGAGGCCTCGCCGGATGGGGATCGCGGATCGCTGCGCCAGCCGACGATCCGCGTGACGGTGGACGTCCTCGAGCATCTGATGACAATGGTCTCGGAGCTCGTGCTGACCCGCAACCAGCTGCTCGATCTCGCCCGGCGCCAGGACGACCCGGCCTTGATGGTCCCCCTGCAGCGGTTGTCGCATGTGACCGTCGAGCTGCAGGAAGGCGTCATGAAGGCGCGCATGCAGCCCATCGGTACGGTGTGGCAGAAAATGCCCCGCATCCTGCGTGATCTGGCTGTCGATCTCGGCAAGAACATCGATCTCAAGCTCAATGGTCCGGAGACGGAGCTCGACCGACAGGTGCTGGAGTTCGTCAAGGATCCGCTGACGCAATTGGTGCGCAATGCGGCCGATCATGGCATCGAGGTCCCCGCGGCGCGGCTCAAGGCAGGCAAGCCCGAGCGCGGGACGATCACGTTGTCGGCTTTTCATGACAGCGGCTCGATTACCGTCGAGGTCTCAGACGATGGCCGTGGACTGGACTATCAGCGCATACGCCGCACCGCCGTCGAGCGCGGGCTGATCACCGAGGCGGAGGTTGAGCGGCTGGGCGATGCCGCGGTGGCTCGATTCATTTTTCATCCCGGCTTTTCGACGGCTCAGGCGGTGACCTCGGTCTCCGGTCGTGGCGTTGGCATGGATATCGTCAAGACCAACATCGATCTGATCGGTGGGTCTGTGGAGGTCCGCTCAGAGGCCGGGCGCGGTACCACCTTCGTGGTCAAGCTACCCTTGACGCTGGCGATCGTCGCGACGCTGATCGTCGGCGCCGCCGGCCAGCGTTTCGCCATACCTCAGATGTCCATCATGGAGTTGGTGCGTGTCCGGCCGGGCCAGGGCGATGCCGTCGTGGAAAAACTGAACGATGCCCTTGTGTTCCGGCAGCGCAACGAGCTCATCCCCGTCATTCCCTTCGCGACCCTTCTCGGCTTCGCCGCGAAAGATCAGGCGATCACACGGGATGGCTTCATCGTCGTGATCCAGATCGGCCGCCAGCGCTTCGGCCTGCTCGTCGATACCGTGCTGCATACCGAGGAGATCGTGGTGAAGCCGTTGAACAAACGGCTCCGCAGTCTGCGCTGCTTTTCCGGCAGCACCATTCTGGGCGACGGGAGCATCATCCTCATCGTCGAGCCGGGTGGCCTTGTGCGTATGTTCGAGGATTACGCTGAGAGCGCCGTACCGGCGATCGAGGCGCGGCCGGAGCCCGAACCGCAGAAGATCGAGGAGGAGATGGACGGTCCGGTCTCCCTGCTCGTCTTCCGGGCGGGAAGCGACATGCCGAAGGCCGTCCCGCTCTCCGTTGTCACCCGCCTTGAGGAAATCGACGCGGCGCGTATCGAGCAGGCCGGCGGGCGCCTGCTGCTTCAGTATCGCGGCCACCTCATGCCGCTCGTCTTCGCAGATCCGGCCATGAGCCTCCAAAAGGAGGGACGGCAGGCGATGGTGGTCTTTTCTGACGGTGATCGTTGGATGGGGCTTATCGTCGATGAGATCCTCGATATCGTCGAGGATGAGCTCACCGTTGAACTCGTCGCGGACCGACCTGAATTGGTCGGCTCCGCGATCGTTCGCGGCCGCGCGACAGAGATTTTGAACGTTGCGCATTTCTTGCCGCTCGGCCATGGGGACTGGCTGCAGCGGGAGCTTGCGCCTCAGGCTGTGACGCGAACTGTGCTGCTGGTGGATGATTCCGAATTCTTCCGCAGTATGCTCGCGCCACTCCTGCGGGCCTCCGGTTATCGCGTGCTCGTCGCTGATGGCGTGGAAGGGGCTCTGGCCACACTTGCTCTGCCGCGCCTCGTGGATGTTGTCGTCACGGATCTCGAGATGCCGGACAGAAGTGGCTTCGATCTCATCGAAAGCCTCAGGGCCGAGCCCCGGTTTGCGGGGCTTCCCGTCATTGCCTTGTCATCCTATGTCAGTCCGTCGATGGTTGAGCGGGCGCGCAAGCTGGGTGTCGTGAATTTCGTAGCCAAGTTCGATCGCAGCGGGCTCGTGGAGGCGCTGACCGCTGTCCTCAACGCCCGCAGCCGGGGAGTGGCCGCATGA
- the ctrA gene encoding Cell cycle response regulator CtrA: protein MRVLLIEDDSATAQSIELMLKSENFNVYTTDLGEEGVDLGKLYDYDIILLDLNLPDMSGYEVLRSLRVAKVKTPILILSGLAGIEDKVKGLGFGADDYLTKPFHKDELVARIHAIVRRSKGHAQSVINTGDLVVNLDTKTVEVGQNRVHLTGKEYQMLELLSLRKGTTLTKEMFLNHLYGGMDEPELKIIDVFICKLRKKLANASSGKNYIETVWGRGYVLREPNEVEERLAV from the coding sequence ATGCGCGTACTGCTTATCGAAGATGACAGCGCCACGGCGCAGAGCATCGAGTTGATGCTCAAGTCTGAGAATTTTAACGTCTACACGACCGATCTCGGCGAAGAAGGCGTCGATCTCGGCAAGCTGTATGACTATGATATCATCCTTCTGGATCTCAATTTGCCCGATATGTCGGGCTATGAGGTTCTGCGCAGTTTGCGTGTGGCGAAGGTCAAGACGCCTATCCTCATCCTATCCGGTCTTGCCGGCATTGAGGACAAGGTGAAAGGTCTCGGCTTCGGCGCCGACGACTATCTGACCAAGCCCTTCCATAAGGACGAACTCGTTGCGCGTATCCACGCGATCGTCCGGCGTTCGAAGGGCCATGCCCAGTCGGTCATCAATACCGGCGATCTGGTGGTCAATCTGGACACCAAGACGGTCGAGGTCGGTCAGAACCGTGTGCACCTGACCGGCAAAGAGTACCAGATGCTGGAGCTGCTCAGCCTCCGCAAGGGGACCACGCTTACCAAGGAGATGTTCCTCAATCATCTCTACGGCGGCATGGACGAGCCGGAGCTCAAGATTATCGACGTGTTCATTTGCAAGCTCCGCAAGAAGCTGGCGAATGCATCGAGCGGTAAGAACTACATCGAGACTGTCTGGGGACGCGGCTATGTGTTGCGCGAGCCCAATGAAGTCGAGGAGCGTCTCGCGGTCTGA
- a CDS encoding hypothetical protein (Evidence 5 : Unknown function), with amino-acid sequence MKSRQRDRPALGLACLEPRRGDLDAMIGRIAHQLRQRILDELQHLSVELRLRTIELEIDVLAEIDSQITQDAGHFLPHRTDGLHARLHDAFLQLDGHMRQPLQGDHQGRVVLAPGEIEQLVAGQHELRDHCHQMLEDVHRHADRRLAQRSAIPIRRGLCRRRKPGDPLLLLRPVQASFELLDDIPVSAGRLGRGAVKFRDDMLDPVDACEDERDILRLDLNLAVAKTTEQGFRRMGDRLQAGQSKKAARALDGVNEAKDVAENVNVVGVALKADELDVYDVEMLVRLSQKLTQEFVHHANPDLHASTGHARILACTV; translated from the coding sequence ATGAAAAGCCGACAACGTGATCGTCCCGCGCTCGGGCTTGCCTGCCTTGAGCCGCGCCGCGGGGACCTCGATGCCATGATCGGCCGCATTGCGCACCAATTGCGTCAGCGGATCCTTGACGAACTCCAGCACCTGTCGGTCGAGCTCCGTCTCCGGACCATTGAGCTTGAGATCGATGTTCTTGCCGAGATCGACAGCCAGATCACGCAGGATGCGGGGCATTTTCTGCCACACCGTACCGATGGGCTGCATGCGCGCCTTCATGACGCCTTCCTGCAGCTCGACGGTCACATGCGACAACCGCTGCAGGGGGACCATCAAGGCCGGGTCGTCCTGGCGCCGGGCGAGATCGAGCAGCTGGTTGCGGGTCAGCACGAGCTCCGAGACCATTGTCATCAGATGCTCGAGGACGTCCACCGTCACGCGGATCGTCGGCTGGCGCAGCGATCCGCGATCCCCATCCGGCGAGGCCTCTGCCGTAGACGCAAGCCGGGCGACCCGCTCCTCCTGCTGCGGCCTGTTCAGGCTTCCTTCGAGCTGCTCGATGATATCCCGGTCAGTGCCGGGCGGCTCGGCCGCGGTGCGGTCAAGTTCCGCGACGATATGCTTGATCCGGTCGATGCTTGTGAGGATGAGCGAGACATCCTGAGGCTGGACCTCAACCTTGCCGTCGCGAAAACGACCGAGCAGGGATTCCGCCGCATGGGCGATCGCCTCCAGGCGGGGCAATCCAAGAAAGCCGCACGTGCCCTTGATGGTGTGAACGAGGCGAAAGACGTTGCGGAGAACGTCAATGTCGTTGGGGTCGCGCTCAAAGCGGACGAGCTCGACGTCTACGACGTCGAGATGCTCGTTCGTCTCAGTCAGAAACTCACGCAGGAGTTCGTCCATCACGCCAACCCGGACCTTCACGCCTCAACAGGGCATGCACGCATACTAGCATGCACAGTTTGA
- a CDS encoding Chemotaxis protein methyltransferase CheR: protein MTEADYQFLSAFLLARSGMVLNSNGHYLAKSRLPAVCRRHGLSDPVEVIAILRGGSHPEIEAAVVEAMVIQETFFFRDKALFAQVHDTVLPRLMEARASSRHLRIWSAAASTGQEAYSIAMMLTVMARRLDGWTVDIVATDLSEVALERGRQGIYTHFEVQRGLPIQMLLKHFTQVDDLWQISADLRAMVRFTRVNLLDDLSGLGTFDLILCRNVLMYFDDRTKRDVLERVVAQLANDGKLVLGGVETPVGLTEVVVADAGLKGIYRRAGCRHA from the coding sequence ATGACTGAAGCCGATTACCAGTTTCTCAGTGCCTTCCTGCTTGCACGGTCGGGCATGGTTTTGAACAGCAATGGCCACTATCTGGCCAAGAGCCGTCTTCCGGCGGTTTGCAGGCGCCATGGCCTGAGTGATCCCGTCGAAGTCATCGCCATCCTGCGCGGCGGTTCTCATCCTGAGATCGAAGCCGCGGTCGTCGAGGCGATGGTCATTCAGGAGACATTCTTCTTCCGCGACAAGGCTCTCTTTGCCCAAGTTCATGACACGGTGCTCCCCCGGCTTATGGAAGCGCGGGCGTCCAGTAGGCACCTGCGCATTTGGTCGGCGGCCGCGTCGACCGGCCAGGAGGCCTATTCGATCGCCATGATGCTCACCGTCATGGCGCGGCGCCTTGACGGCTGGACGGTGGACATCGTCGCCACGGATTTGTCGGAGGTCGCACTGGAGCGCGGCCGCCAGGGGATCTACACGCATTTCGAAGTGCAACGGGGGTTGCCTATCCAGATGCTCCTCAAGCATTTCACCCAGGTGGATGACCTGTGGCAGATCAGTGCTGACTTGAGGGCGATGGTGCGCTTTACCCGCGTCAATCTGCTGGATGATTTAAGCGGGCTTGGCACGTTCGATCTCATTCTTTGCCGCAACGTACTGATGTATTTCGATGATCGGACCAAACGCGATGTGCTCGAGCGCGTAGTCGCGCAACTCGCCAATGATGGCAAGCTGGTCCTTGGCGGGGTGGAGACACCGGTGGGCTTGACCGAGGTTGTCGTTGCCGATGCGGGGCTCAAAGGGATCTATCGCCGCGCGGGCTGCCGTCATGCCTGA
- the cysQ gene encoding 3'(2'),5'-bisphosphate nucleotidase CysQ produces MLHIDHSEPDALAAFLGGIAISAGAAIAEASRTSLHVNMKDDGSPCTAADEAAEATIVAALRRDVPECAIVSEESAEAGTPLTTSFFVVDPLDGTRDFIAGETDFSVNIAAVRNGRPIAGAVFAPRLGQLYIGGTRAYTMTVAAGEPMPTKAHWQPIKTRSLPADGLVALASRRHGDAESEALLARLPVRAVERRASALKFCLVASGQADIYPRFGPTKEWDTAAGEAILLAAGGRMLAPDGSHFTYGHAERAFLNGAFIAFGDPALAPDVLQPTAR; encoded by the coding sequence GTGTTGCATATCGACCATAGCGAGCCGGACGCGCTTGCAGCCTTCCTCGGCGGCATCGCCATCTCGGCCGGTGCTGCAATCGCCGAGGCGTCCAGGACAAGCCTCCACGTCAACATGAAGGACGACGGAAGCCCCTGCACCGCGGCAGACGAAGCAGCGGAGGCAACAATAGTCGCCGCTCTCCGCCGCGATGTGCCCGAATGCGCCATCGTGTCAGAGGAAAGCGCCGAGGCGGGCACGCCGCTGACAACCTCCTTCTTCGTGGTCGATCCCCTCGACGGAACCCGTGATTTCATCGCTGGCGAAACGGATTTTTCCGTGAACATCGCCGCTGTCCGCAACGGCCGCCCCATCGCCGGCGCGGTCTTCGCGCCACGCCTTGGACAGCTCTATATCGGCGGTACGCGCGCCTATACGATGACCGTAGCGGCTGGCGAGCCGATGCCGACCAAGGCGCATTGGCAGCCGATCAAGACGCGATCTTTGCCGGCCGATGGGCTGGTCGCCCTGGCGAGCCGGCGTCATGGGGATGCCGAAAGTGAGGCGCTGCTCGCGCGGCTGCCCGTACGCGCGGTGGAACGGCGCGCCTCCGCGCTGAAATTCTGCCTCGTGGCCAGCGGCCAGGCCGACATTTATCCCCGCTTTGGGCCAACCAAGGAGTGGGACACCGCCGCCGGAGAGGCCATTCTGCTCGCGGCCGGCGGCCGCATGCTGGCGCCTGATGGCAGCCACTTTACCTATGGTCACGCGGAACGCGCCTTCCTCAATGGCGCCTTCATCGCTTTCGGCGACCCCGCGCTCGCTCCGGATGTGCTCCAGCCCACAGCGCGATAA
- a CDS encoding hypothetical protein (Evidence 5 : Unknown function) — translation MQAQNELNINVLRWLMEVSADGACAMELGFVIHLRVASRVGLKWEIGRALRPVPGAALTHRDLAGEAGGARLGI, via the coding sequence ATGCAAGCCCAAAACGAGCTCAACATCAACGTTCTGCGTTGGTTAATGGAAGTTTCGGCTGATGGTGCTTGCGCGATGGAATTAGGTTTTGTTATCCATTTACGAGTAGCGTCGCGAGTCGGATTAAAGTGGGAGATTGGGCGTGCACTCCGCCCTGTTCCGGGAGCTGCGTTAACGCATCGGGACTTGGCCGGTGAGGCCGGTGGAGCGAGGTTGGGGATCTGA
- a CDS encoding hypothetical protein (Evidence 5 : Unknown function), with protein sequence MAMNVMVAYYMYRSHRFFGASIPGQHTGNTSARGEGPRTTPGRSLYPRGAKRKTSNA encoded by the coding sequence TTGGCGATGAACGTCATGGTTGCATATTATATGTATCGCAGCCACAGGTTTTTCGGCGCCTCAATACCAGGCCAACACACTGGCAATACCAGCGCGCGTGGCGAGGGGCCCCGCACGACGCCGGGGCGCTCGCTTTATCCGAGAGGCGCCAAGAGAAAGACGAGCAACGCTTGA
- a CDS encoding Two-component system chemotaxis response regulator CheB codes for MPTSQRKSEGAIRVVVIGATSVFDEVALGFLRLEVNVVAHFPTINGVLDELDVLDPHVVLLDVTGGTFDGMAALQLILAVKPAVAVIVMVVETPQSADFSLRCLSRGAAAGVTLPSRSRGRAARETRDSFVQALLVKIRMVAARPRERTQMVIPSLRHTEPGGTHPRCIIISASTGGPQALAIVMRELGPALVRSVPIIILQHMPTILIAGLASQIGALCGSRAAEVADGEHIRPGAVYVAPGHRHLRLRKAGKSVVAWLDDGPPVNSCKPSADLLLSDAADVYGCAVLSIILTGMGQDGLRGATALSAVGAPVLVQDEATSTVWGMPGSVARAGLASAVVPLDQIAAAARRYWPDVIRHD; via the coding sequence ATGCCGACCAGTCAGCGAAAGTCGGAAGGCGCGATAAGGGTCGTGGTCATCGGTGCGACGTCGGTGTTCGACGAAGTGGCGCTCGGATTTTTGCGCCTGGAGGTCAATGTCGTCGCGCATTTTCCGACCATCAACGGGGTGCTTGATGAGCTTGATGTGCTCGATCCGCATGTCGTATTGCTCGATGTGACTGGGGGCACGTTCGACGGCATGGCCGCTCTTCAGCTCATCCTCGCGGTGAAACCCGCCGTCGCGGTGATCGTCATGGTGGTCGAGACGCCGCAAAGCGCCGATTTCAGTCTGCGTTGCCTGTCGCGTGGCGCGGCTGCCGGCGTCACCTTGCCGTCGCGGTCTCGCGGAAGGGCGGCGCGGGAGACGCGCGACAGCTTTGTCCAGGCGCTTCTGGTCAAGATCAGGATGGTCGCTGCGCGCCCGCGGGAACGGACGCAGATGGTGATCCCCAGTCTGCGGCATACCGAACCCGGCGGCACCCATCCGCGATGCATCATCATCAGCGCCTCTACCGGAGGGCCGCAGGCGCTTGCGATCGTGATGCGCGAACTCGGTCCCGCGCTCGTGCGTAGCGTTCCGATCATTATTCTCCAACATATGCCGACGATCCTGATCGCCGGCCTTGCCAGCCAGATCGGCGCTCTGTGCGGCAGCAGGGCGGCGGAGGTGGCGGATGGCGAACATATTCGTCCCGGGGCCGTCTATGTGGCGCCCGGGCACCGGCACTTGCGGTTGAGGAAGGCGGGAAAGAGCGTCGTGGCCTGGCTTGATGACGGCCCACCGGTCAATTCCTGCAAGCCTTCGGCGGATCTTCTGCTCAGCGATGCGGCCGATGTCTATGGCTGCGCGGTTCTCTCGATCATTCTCACGGGAATGGGACAGGATGGTCTACGTGGCGCAACCGCCTTGTCTGCCGTCGGGGCGCCCGTCCTGGTTCAAGATGAGGCAACGAGCACGGTCTGGGGGATGCCGGGTAGCGTGGCCCGGGCAGGCCTTGCCTCTGCGGTCGTGCCGCTCGATCAGATTGCGGCAGCCGCGCGACGGTATTGGCCGGACGTGATACGCCATGACTGA
- a CDS encoding Positive regulator of CheA protein activity (CheW), translating into MMAIAKHSPDRGAAQAPTIEQQDKHIQYVTAWVADQLFGIPIADVRDVFVIQSMTPVPLAPPQILGLVNLRGRVVTAVSLRWQLGLPEPTDRQRMIAIGIEADGESYGVIVDRIGEVLNLLPDTAAPTPFHLDTRWASLSTGVHSLDDCLLVILNVSSVLAFSNDNTGL; encoded by the coding sequence ATGATGGCGATCGCCAAGCATTCGCCTGATCGAGGCGCGGCGCAGGCCCCCACGATCGAACAGCAGGACAAGCACATCCAGTACGTCACAGCGTGGGTTGCCGATCAGCTTTTCGGTATCCCCATCGCCGATGTCCGTGACGTGTTCGTTATCCAGTCGATGACGCCGGTGCCGCTGGCGCCACCGCAGATTCTCGGCTTGGTCAACCTGCGCGGACGCGTCGTGACGGCGGTCAGTCTGCGCTGGCAACTCGGGTTGCCCGAGCCGACCGACCGACAGCGAATGATTGCGATCGGCATCGAAGCGGATGGGGAATCCTATGGAGTGATCGTCGACCGCATCGGGGAGGTGCTGAATCTCTTGCCTGATACGGCCGCTCCAACGCCATTTCATCTGGATACGCGCTGGGCGAGCCTGTCGACAGGCGTGCATAGCCTCGACGATTGCCTGCTCGTCATTCTGAATGTGAGTTCCGTGCTGGCCTTCTCCAATGATAACACTGGTCTTTAA
- a CDS encoding Response regulator receiver protein, which yields MKHCLIVDDSAVIRKVARRILEALEFRISEAEDGAKALAVCERDMPEAVLLDWNMPVMDGYEFLGHLRRMPGGRLPKVVFCTTESNVEHIARAMQAGADEYIMKPFDKEIVAAKFHEVGLV from the coding sequence ATGAAGCACTGTCTCATCGTCGATGATTCGGCGGTTATAAGAAAAGTGGCGCGCCGTATCCTGGAGGCTCTCGAGTTCCGTATCTCAGAGGCTGAGGACGGCGCGAAGGCGCTGGCCGTCTGCGAGCGGGACATGCCTGAGGCGGTGCTTCTGGACTGGAACATGCCTGTTATGGATGGCTACGAATTTCTCGGGCATTTGCGTCGGATGCCGGGCGGCAGGCTTCCCAAGGTTGTGTTCTGCACGACCGAGAGCAATGTGGAGCATATCGCCAGGGCGATGCAGGCAGGGGCTGATGAGTACATCATGAAGCCCTTCGACAAAGAGATTGTCGCCGCAAAGTTCCACGAGGTAGGGCTTGTCTAA